One Silene latifolia isolate original U9 population chromosome 4, ASM4854445v1, whole genome shotgun sequence DNA segment encodes these proteins:
- the LOC141651115 gene encoding F-box/kelch-repeat protein At3g23880-like → MGYIHLIKILYHGTSGNYSSLREIILWNPSIYKCIKVPRPGGIISDLDLRLGFHASKNDYKLVLLMYPPTQIRTCDYVSNNQGGLVPGLVQIYTLSTNSWITKPNLHPPSRCLVGSQVFVNGMIHWIAFGTSVVFDGSLSSVINTDRSYIVTFEVANEVFSDLELPTRVVDVRTKDNFLTTMEGCLAMFCGNPSEHDIWVMKDLGNSNSWMKCYTFMLEYGKPLYLTGNGEFLYAKD, encoded by the coding sequence ATGGGGTATATTCATTTGATAAAGATTTTATACCATGGTACCAGTGGTAATTATAGTTCATTAAGAGAGATTATACTATGGAACCCTTCAATATACAAATGTATTAAGGTCCCTAGGCCTGGGGGGATAATAAGTGATCTCGATCTTCGTTTAGGATTCCATGCATCTAAAAACGATTATAAGTTGGTATTACTTATGTATCCTCCTACACAAATTCGAACTTGTGATTATGTTAGTAATAATCAAGGTGGTTTAGTCCCTGGATTAGTGCAAATTTATACACTAAGTACCAATTCTTGGATTACCAAGCCTAATCTCCATCCTCCATCACGTTGCTTAGTCGGATCTCAAGTTTTCGTCAATGGCATGATACATTGGATTGCTTTCGGTACAAGTGTTGTATTTGATGGTTCACTGTCGTCGGTAATAAACACTGATCGATCGTATATTGTTACATTTGAAGTGGCCAACGAGGTGTTTAGtgacttggagttgccaactcgTGTGGTCGATGTACGAACTAAAGATAATTTCTTAACTACTATGGAAGGTTGTCTAGCTATGTTTTGTGGTAATCCTTCGGAACATGATATATGGGTTATGAAAGATTTGGGTAACTCAAATTCCTGGATGAAATGTTACACATTTATGTTAGAATACGGTAAACCCTTGTATTTGACGGGCAATGGGGAGTTCTTGTATGCGAAAGATTGA